One stretch of Sphingomonas rosea DNA includes these proteins:
- a CDS encoding chorismate-binding protein: protein MKVEARVLARRLPAGLDPLAAYRRLADGAAESGIFEAPDGQRLVMGRACVRAEARDGTVELVALNPNGEALLAALDSPAMAERRIDRLVLAYSLPESEDAAERLLGPQPLHALRALLDAGAAPRGEPFGAVLLGVAGFDLAAWGEEMPRAAASDFPEYVFFVPDTLLTIAPGGAARLLCTAFGPDERHVHDAARRLEEGLAAFSETSAAVGGQGEPASRTIDAFEPDLDDEAFSALVTRLKQEIAAGEVYQIVPSRTFTGPCPDPIGAYARLREAEPASYRFFLRTPGWTLLGASPETSVRLSPGGPTGRIVEVKPIAGTRPRGTSPDSDDRLEAEMRLDGKELAEHMMLVDLARNDVARVSLPGTRRVARLLTVERFARVMHLVSSVTGTLRPGYDAFDALAACLNVGTLVGAPKIRAMQLLRAAEATRRGPYGGAIGWIAGDGRMDTAVVIRSALVRDGIAAVRSGAGVVHDSIPEAEAAETRAKASALLGVLSA, encoded by the coding sequence ATGAAAGTCGAAGCGCGCGTCCTTGCGCGGCGATTGCCGGCCGGCCTCGATCCGCTTGCCGCCTATCGCCGGCTGGCGGACGGGGCGGCCGAGAGCGGGATCTTCGAGGCGCCCGACGGCCAGCGGCTGGTGATGGGTCGCGCCTGCGTCCGCGCCGAGGCACGTGACGGGACCGTCGAGCTCGTTGCGCTCAATCCCAATGGCGAGGCATTGCTCGCCGCGCTGGACAGCCCGGCGATGGCCGAGCGGCGGATCGACCGGCTGGTCCTCGCCTATTCCTTGCCCGAGAGCGAGGACGCGGCCGAGCGCCTGCTCGGCCCGCAGCCGCTCCATGCCCTGCGCGCGCTGCTCGACGCCGGCGCGGCGCCGCGCGGCGAGCCCTTTGGCGCGGTGCTGCTCGGAGTCGCCGGCTTTGACCTCGCCGCCTGGGGCGAGGAGATGCCGCGCGCGGCCGCGTCCGACTTTCCCGAATATGTCTTCTTCGTTCCCGACACCCTTCTGACGATCGCGCCCGGCGGCGCGGCGCGGCTGCTGTGCACCGCCTTCGGCCCCGACGAGCGCCACGTCCACGACGCCGCGCGCCGCCTGGAGGAAGGGCTCGCCGCTTTTTCCGAGACCTCCGCGGCCGTAGGTGGCCAGGGCGAACCGGCGTCGCGCACGATTGACGCGTTCGAGCCCGACCTCGACGACGAAGCCTTTTCCGCGCTCGTCACCCGCCTGAAGCAGGAGATTGCCGCGGGCGAAGTCTATCAGATCGTGCCGAGCCGCACCTTTACCGGCCCCTGTCCCGACCCGATTGGCGCCTATGCCCGGCTTCGCGAGGCCGAGCCGGCAAGCTACCGCTTCTTCCTCCGGACGCCCGGCTGGACCCTGCTCGGCGCCAGTCCCGAGACGAGCGTCCGCCTCTCCCCCGGCGGCCCCACCGGCCGCATCGTCGAAGTGAAGCCGATCGCCGGCACCCGCCCGCGCGGGACAAGTCCCGACAGCGACGACCGGCTCGAGGCAGAGATGCGCCTCGACGGCAAGGAACTGGCCGAGCACATGATGCTGGTCGACCTCGCCCGCAACGACGTCGCGCGGGTCTCGCTGCCCGGCACCCGGCGGGTGGCGAGGCTGCTGACGGTCGAGCGTTTCGCCCGTGTCATGCACCTCGTCTCCTCGGTCACCGGTACGCTCCGCCCCGGCTACGACGCCTTCGACGCGCTTGCCGCCTGCCTCAATGTCGGGACGCTGGTCGGCGCGCCCAAGATCCGCGCGATGCAGTTGCTCCGCGCCGCCGAGGCCACACGCCGGGGTCCCTATGGCGGCGCGATCGGCTGGATCGCAGGCGACGGGCGGATGGACACGGCGGTCGTGATCCGCTCGGCGCTGGTAAGGGACGGCATCGCCGCGGTCCGTTCGGGCGCGGGTGTGGTCCACGACAGCATCCCCGAAGCCGAAGCGGCGGAGACCCGCGCCAAGGCCTCGGCCCTGCTCGGAGTGCTCAGCGCGTGA
- the aroF gene encoding 3-deoxy-7-phosphoheptulonate synthase, which produces MIIVLKPEAPADSAERLIARIKDAGLKPLHMPGAERVVLGALGDERVLAELALDSDPAVESVKPILAPYKLVSRELQAHDTVVDVGGVSVGGDRLAVIAGPCAVESVDQLHETASAVKAAGATMLRAGAYKPRTSPYGFSGHGLEGLRILREVGDDLGLPVVTEVMDTADVAVVAEAADCLQIGARNMQNFALLRAVGAAGRPVLLKRGLSATIQEWLLAAEYLMAAGNAQVILCERGIRTFEPATRNTLDLNAVPYVKGKTHLPIIVDPSHGTGIRDLVPPMSLAATAAGADGLIVEVHRDPAVAVSDGAQSLYPAQFEKLMSALAPVAAAVGRSL; this is translated from the coding sequence ATGATCATCGTTTTGAAGCCCGAAGCCCCCGCCGACAGCGCCGAGCGGCTCATCGCCCGGATCAAGGACGCGGGCCTCAAGCCCCTCCACATGCCCGGCGCCGAGCGCGTCGTCCTCGGGGCGCTCGGCGACGAGCGCGTGCTCGCCGAACTGGCGCTCGACAGCGACCCCGCCGTCGAGAGCGTCAAGCCGATCCTCGCCCCCTACAAGCTCGTCAGCCGCGAACTGCAGGCGCATGACACCGTGGTCGATGTCGGCGGGGTCAGCGTCGGCGGCGACCGCCTGGCGGTGATCGCCGGCCCGTGCGCGGTCGAGAGCGTCGACCAGCTCCACGAGACCGCCAGCGCGGTGAAGGCGGCGGGCGCGACCATGCTGCGCGCCGGTGCCTACAAGCCGCGCACCTCGCCCTACGGTTTCTCGGGACACGGTCTCGAGGGCCTGCGCATCCTGCGCGAGGTCGGCGATGATCTCGGGCTGCCGGTGGTCACCGAGGTGATGGACACGGCCGATGTCGCCGTCGTCGCCGAGGCCGCCGACTGCCTCCAGATCGGCGCACGCAACATGCAGAATTTCGCGCTGCTCCGCGCGGTCGGCGCGGCCGGGCGCCCGGTGCTGCTGAAGCGCGGCCTCAGCGCGACGATCCAGGAGTGGCTGCTGGCGGCCGAATATCTGATGGCCGCGGGCAATGCCCAGGTCATCCTGTGCGAGCGCGGCATCCGCACGTTCGAGCCGGCGACCCGCAACACGCTCGACCTCAACGCCGTGCCCTACGTCAAGGGCAAGACCCACCTCCCGATCATCGTCGACCCCAGCCACGGCACCGGGATCCGCGACCTCGTTCCCCCGATGAGCCTCGCGGCGACCGCCGCCGGCGCCGACGGCCTGATCGTCGAGGTGCATCGCGACCCCGCGGTCGCCGTGTCCGACGGCGCGCAGTCGCTCTACCCCGCGCAGTTCGAGAAGCTGATGAGCGCGCTTGCCCCCGTCGCGGCCGCGGTCGGGCGGAGTCTGTAA
- a CDS encoding UrcA family protein has protein sequence MKHRLQSTGLAALAFSVSLGLVGVTVAQPASAQSQPIKVTAPEEEIVTRRVPVGDLDLSKPAAFRTLHHRIRAAAHQICVSYETGGQTADEAQCNWAAIRSTDTQVAALRARASQLAEAGLPGRIDVALAMTGPDAE, from the coding sequence ATGAAACATCGCTTGCAGAGTACCGGCCTCGCCGCCCTCGCCTTTTCGGTCTCGCTCGGCCTCGTCGGGGTCACCGTCGCCCAGCCGGCCTCGGCGCAAAGCCAGCCGATCAAGGTGACCGCGCCCGAGGAGGAGATTGTCACCCGCCGCGTGCCCGTCGGCGACCTCGACCTGTCGAAGCCGGCCGCATTCCGGACCCTTCACCACCGCATCCGCGCGGCGGCGCATCAGATCTGCGTCTCCTACGAAACCGGCGGACAGACCGCCGACGAAGCGCAATGCAACTGGGCGGCGATCCGCTCGACCGACACCCAGGTCGCCGCGCTCCGTGCCCGCGCCAGCCAGCTCGCCGAGGCCGGCCTCCCGGGCCGGATCGACGTTGCGCTCGCGATGACCGGGCCCGACGCCGAGTGA